AGCACGTAGCATTAAGATCATTACACTTAATCAAAATTTGCTGAGGGGAACGAGAGCTGCCCCCCAGCTTCAGGATGGATGAGCAGATGGCGTCCTTGCTGGCAACCTTTTGCTCGCTAAATAATCCAATAAGCCTGACACCCGCTAACGATGTCAATCGTGCTTCCTGCACATTACTTTAAACTTGCAGCATGTCCTTCGCACAGTTCTTTGTCGCCTGCTGCCTGGCCGTCATCCTCCTGGCCGTGGCCAACACACAAGCAGCCTcccagccaccgccactgtgCGCGGCCGGCATCGTCGAGGAGATGCCCCCGCACATCAAGAAGGTGTGCCAGGCGTTGGAGAACTCGGATCAATTGACCTCGGCCCTCAAGTCCTACATCAACAATGAGGCCTCCGGTAAGCGGTAGTTTAATCAACAGATATTCcaagatattttatatttatttttctttagtttagataatttaaaataaaaattctatttatttccagCTCTGGTTGCCAACTCTGACGATCTGCTAAAGAACTACAACAAACGCACGGACGTCGATCACGTCTTCCTGCGTTTTGGCAAACGTCGTTAAGGCCATTTACCCCCAAAAAGGACACTATCGAAAGCCCATTTTGATCCCAAGACGACACAGGACCTTGACCAACGAGCGGCGAAATCGTTTCTgttccacacacacaaagctcAACACACTTTTTAAAGTATTCAGCATaattatgtaaatgtaatCAATGGAAAAACTCAGAACTATACTCAATTGGAAGCTCTCTAGTTCATTAAATACCAAATCGAGGTGTCCAATGTTTCTATAAAAAGTCGCAAAATGTTTGTACATACTCAAAGACCCCCGAAACGTTCTACACCAAGTTTGatactattatttttttttattgttttgttaatCATTCCATTTTTCTCCTACTCGTGGACTTTATAAATGTTTTACAAAGAAACAGTAGTAAACCTATGCGGATTAGATGCAGCTAtctcaaatatatttcccTAGCATGAAGCactaatattaaataactaaaaatatgttttcgAATCCTTGTCTTGAGttaatcttttaaataaagacAAACTTTTCCTCTCAATATGTGAATGCATGataaaatgcaattgaaaTTGGCTTATTTTTGGGTTCTGAGAATGGGACAagattaaaagaaaatttatatatttcggGGTCGAActcaaattaattttgaacaaataagaaaaaccTTATCAGTACTTATTTAGTACTTTTAGCGATTCATCAGGATTCTTGCTGACTTGTAGAATTTATAGATTATTCTTTCGACTGATTTTCCGAATTTGTCAATACTTAATtctaataaaaatgaaaaccatTTAAGTTATTTAGGTTCAGCTTTTTCTAAAAAACTTTTTATCTTTACTGGAACCATAGTCTCTACATTaatatttgataaaatttgaaatttaaatgtataaaaacgtACGAAACTCTAAAACATAGACCATATAAACGGCAAGATGCGAAATCCcatcaaaaaatttttacacCGCAATAAAAGTCGTGTTTTTATTTCAGATATTGACAacactttatttttctttcagaTTATGAgaactaaaactaaataataagaaatagaTTCAACATAAATGtgatttctttcatttttaattgatatGATAAACGGTTgttatctttaattttaaattacgagaattttccttttaatattgaaataaaCACAGTACTACACAATATTCTTTATTACAGTCAAAATTGTCTTCGTTCACTTCcaaatttggaaaatattgCCCGGAAGcacattacattttacatacaattaaaaaaaatattattttataaatttgacataatataaatgtttggtaaatttttaaagtttcctttttcaaaattaGTAAATTAGCTTTGGTAGGCACTTGTGTATTTGTGGAAGTCTATGGAAACATCATCAAACGCTAGTTCCATTGTATGCTTTTGGCAACCAGAAGTTGTATCATATTTTGTGAGTATATATTTGGTTAATGGCTTCCACAGTTCGCAGTTAATTTCGCTCCATTCggttatattttgttttcaaaattcTTTTGCTGAAAGAAATCGTTAAAAGTTTCCATTTAATTGCGTATTGGGTTCAAGTGATTGCTGccattttaaatgtttttattaaatcaataaagaattaaacaaataatagaataagttaaatcaaattatttgaCACGAAAACGGTAAATAATGCAGTTAGCTCATGTCTATatctttgtttatatattaaatgccAAAGcatgtaaattaaaatatgtatataccaTTCACAAATGATTTTCTTTGTCTCTGATCTCTTAAACATATATCAGTTTTGATATTTGTAATTCGATTTTCTGgtttcttgttattttaattattcttttGCTGCCATTTATATTTGGACATCCGTCAAGGATCTTTACTATAAATTTGGAACATATTATTTCCTAGAGAGTTCAGTTCAAAACGTACTTTCTTTGGTAGCTGGAGATTTGATctccttaaaaaatatcaatcagCCTTTTCggttaaaaattgttttaatattttcttagctTGGTCTTGGCAAGACccgaataaattatttgactTTGTCTTAactataacaaataaaatcattttatacataaatcaaaatatataaataacataaaagtgcaacatataaaacaaaatatttcatagATTCATaatctctttctttttttttaatatatatatatactttttgttggtttttgttacttgtatttttttgagtgTTGTTTGTTTTGAGATTACCACCATTGGACAAATCCATTTTAGAGCGTTTCCTTCAGACTTGATAAGCCTTTAAATGCTTTCATTTTGATTTCTCATTATGAATTATCATTCCTGtaaaaaaacaactaaatGCTACGATTTATATGTGAAATGCGTCAAAAGGGCCACATTTGGTTTTATGTAGAACTCAGCAGCTTGAATGATTTATAAAGTACAGAATGTAGGGTGTTTAGGTGTGAGTCTAAACTTTATAGCGGACAACCGGATAGTACgtatattttttccttttcgctGAGTTCATCATATTCTTGgagttttgtatatattttttggctttGACCTTAACttaccaaaatattttttaaatgttatactGATAATGTTTTGTTTGTACTTTCagtgcttttgtttttaatttgtaaatttatctAATTTAGCTATTATTGGTTTGGGTACGCTCAATCAATTTTATCGTtctcaaaaatgtattttcgcGACACTATCTCAATAATTTATTGATTCATAGTCGTACGTAGTATGTCTGAGGCGATTTTCGGCAAATTTGTTTCTAATATTTATCCTGAGTATTAGTTCAGGTTGTTTGCACTTTAATTATAGTCATTCTTTCTTTGTTCTtatcttgttttttaatttgcttttgttATGTTGGCAACATTTCGAATAAAAGTAGTATTTTGTTTGCAGTTTCATTcatttgtttcttgtttttttttttgttaatgaTTTTTGCTTGCTTGCTGTGCTTCTTCGGTTCAGtctcatttatattttccttactCAGTGCTCGTCTTTCGATtgcttaattattttgtactgattgatttttgtataaacaaaatatttaaaataataattggtacgcttaaataagtttaatgcatttaacacatttttgaacattattttattgacTTTGATATtggttatgatttttgcatcttttgctaatatattttttgtgtatttcgttatttgtttttctcaGCTTATTTTATAAGTTACATAAATACGAAATTGTTGTTTCTGCTTAAATTGTTGCTATACGTAAATAGTTGATGttcaataaatcaaatcaaacaaTAAGGTAAATAAAAGTCTGGCTTCTGTCATTCACGTCAATATagtaaagaaaagaaaaaaaaagatacatTCTTGCAAAATCATAAACTTCTTTCAGATATAGGgagtatatataaatgtatataggGGTTGGGGAACCAACTTTCAGAGTGCCGAGAGCTTATCAACTAAAATCTATACATTGCATTCTTTTGTATACAATTTGACATCATTCACAAAATTGataaatttagtttagttCATCGAGAAGATCATGTTCGTACTCATTGTTTTCgtcatataaaaaatatgatttaagcATATTTTGGTCACAGTTAAATTGTAATCGTAAATGAAACTAAGGAGCACATGGGATATATGGTTTTTGGGATGTTTGTCTACTAACAAAACATTAAACAACAGGCAATgcaagtattttttttaataattctttttGGGATTCGGGGGAGACGGAACAAAAACGAATAAAGAAATTAGGCTGCGGAGGCTTCATATATAGAAAGACGTAGCAACAGGAGATGTCTTAAATGCTAAGAAAAGGAGAACTGTATCCTTACAACTAAACTTGTTCTTAGAGTCCGTGTGTgtattatgtgtgtgtgtgagtgttgaATATAGCAAGATATTTTCTGtattaaacatatatattcccTTTTTGTTGCCCTAATCCCTTCTATTTGGTTTCTTGGCCTATCGGAGCACGCGCAGCGTTCTGATCAGGGTCGGGAGTGGGATGCGGTTGTCTAGTAATAAGCAGCTGCATTCGAATAGTTCTGCGAGTAGGCCTGCGAATCTGCAATGAGACACCGATGACGGACGACCATTCTGAGGAGTCTTTCGAATAACCTACCATAACCCGTATAATTTCCACGCTCATCGTATCCTGTGCTCTGCTGTCCATGCTGGCTGTAGTCCGTCTGCCCAGCGGCATTGTAGTCCACGGCAGTCGAGCCATACTGCTGGCTATAGTCTTGGCTGTACGACTGGTACCGCGTGTCCTGCTGGGTGGCATAGCCTGTGGAACTGCTACGAAACATATCAGCTCCTGCTTAACCGAATCGAACTGAAAAAAGAGTGTCAAGACTTACTTGTAGTTCTGGTACTGACTCTGATCGTATTCAGTGCCATGGTGAGTCGCatagctgctgctggccgggGCGCTAGTCTGGGACGTGTGAGCCGcatagctgctgctgccgctctggcCATAACCATTGTATCCCTGTTGGGTTGCCTGGGTACTGTAACTGCTCTGTGCATACGGATCCACTTGCTGGGTCTGGTCGTGAGTCTGATAGCTGTGGTGGCTGTTAAGGAATTACAAATATAGTTTAAACACAGTTTCGATGGTACGCTAACTTTGGCTAGTAGCCATGAATCTTGGTAAATAACTTAAAGAAGTTCGAGGAATATGTGTAAGGTTCAGGCTTATCTTTAATTCAAATTCTGGCCTATCCTATATCCcataataaaaactttaattaactTCGTCAAAGTCTCCACTTGCATAACttacaaaaattgtatattttatatatgcatAACCCTGTAGACTATGTTAAACCCCTGGAAATGATAATGTCTTACCTCTGGGCTGGCGCATGATGGCTTGGCGGTGAGCCGTAAGAGGATTGCGGGGCCATGcttccgcctccgcctccgctgCCGCCCATGTGCT
Above is a genomic segment from Drosophila kikkawai strain 14028-0561.14 chromosome 3R, DkikHiC1v2, whole genome shotgun sequence containing:
- the Ms gene encoding dromyosuppressin; this translates as MSFAQFFVACCLAVILLAVANTQAASQPPPLCAAGIVEEMPPHIKKVCQALENSDQLTSALKSYINNEASALVANSDDLLKNYNKRTDVDHVFLRFGKRR